A stretch of the Poseidonibacter parvus genome encodes the following:
- the folE gene encoding GTP cyclohydrolase I FolE: MDKNEEFENSIKKILEHVGEDPSREGLLDTPSRVRKSLEFLCSGYKEDPKEILQKALFTSTNDEMVVVKDIEFYSQCEHHMLPIIGKAHVAYIPNGKVVGLSKIPRVIDVFARRLQIQEQLTEQICDALNEHLQPKGVAVMIDARHMCMEMRGVQKIRSTTVTSALRGLFKSNKKTKDEFLSIVSSSLTK; encoded by the coding sequence ATGGATAAAAATGAAGAGTTCGAAAATTCTATTAAAAAGATATTAGAACATGTTGGAGAAGACCCAAGTAGAGAAGGGTTATTAGATACTCCAAGTAGAGTAAGAAAATCACTAGAGTTTTTATGTAGTGGGTATAAAGAAGATCCAAAAGAAATCTTACAAAAAGCACTTTTTACTTCAACAAATGATGAAATGGTTGTAGTAAAAGATATAGAATTTTATTCTCAATGTGAACATCATATGCTTCCAATTATTGGTAAAGCACATGTTGCATATATTCCAAATGGAAAAGTTGTTGGACTTTCTAAGATTCCTAGAGTTATTGATGTTTTTGCAAGACGATTACAAATTCAAGAGCAATTAACAGAGCAAATTTGTGATGCTTTAAATGAGCATTTACAACCAAAAGGTGTAGCAGTTATGATTGATGCAAGACATATGTGTATGGAAATGAGAGGTGTTCAGAAAATTCGTTCTACTACAGTTACTTCAGCACTTAGAGGTTTATTTAAATCTAATAAAAAAACTAAAGATGAGTTCTTATCTATAGTTTCATCTTCATTAACAAAATAA
- a CDS encoding peptidoglycan DD-metalloendopeptidase family protein, with the protein MKKIILSIIIFFNLLHSAEVKEIPWPSGESFLTFLEKYAIPQKLYFDLEKEDKELCSEIVADKRFYLYLNDDESFNQVLIPVSEDIQLHIYKESDGTFKFQTLPINYVEYNETVAIPVTVSVSHDIQKATGDVALALQLKSLFKGIVDFRKMQKGDFIALKYTKKSLLGRPHGLPELDAAMVEIRGKKYYRIKNNKDDKYYDEKGKGFTKTYFFKIPLTYKRISSVFTKKRWHPVLKRYRAHLGTDFAAPRGRKIYAAGDGRIEFKGRRGGYGNTIIINHRNGYKTLYAHQNGFRKGLKRGANVKKGQHIGYVGSTGLSSGPHLHLGVYKNGKAVDPLKVIRRPKTNGLSGKHKATFLANSKKITDKFKSEMQSENRQKATRLDRLTYKSDVKKI; encoded by the coding sequence GTGAAAAAAATCATCTTATCTATTATTATATTTTTTAACCTTTTGCACTCTGCAGAAGTTAAAGAAATTCCATGGCCTTCAGGAGAAAGCTTTCTAACATTTTTAGAAAAATATGCTATTCCCCAAAAATTATATTTCGATCTTGAAAAAGAAGATAAAGAATTATGTTCAGAAATTGTTGCAGATAAAAGATTTTATCTTTATTTAAATGATGACGAAAGTTTTAATCAAGTTTTAATACCAGTATCAGAAGATATTCAATTACATATTTATAAAGAAAGTGATGGGACTTTTAAATTTCAAACTTTACCAATAAACTATGTAGAATATAATGAGACAGTTGCAATTCCTGTAACAGTTTCAGTTTCACATGATATCCAAAAAGCTACAGGAGATGTTGCTCTTGCTCTTCAATTAAAATCATTGTTTAAAGGTATAGTTGATTTTAGAAAAATGCAAAAAGGTGATTTTATTGCATTAAAATATACAAAGAAAAGTCTTCTTGGACGTCCACATGGATTGCCTGAGTTAGATGCGGCAATGGTTGAAATTAGAGGTAAAAAATATTATAGAATAAAAAATAATAAAGATGATAAATATTATGATGAAAAAGGAAAAGGTTTTACAAAAACATACTTTTTCAAAATACCTTTAACTTACAAAAGAATTTCAAGTGTTTTTACTAAAAAAAGATGGCATCCTGTTTTAAAGAGATATAGAGCTCACTTAGGTACAGATTTTGCAGCGCCTAGAGGAAGAAAAATATACGCAGCAGGTGACGGAAGAATTGAATTTAAAGGTCGTAGAGGTGGATATGGTAATACTATTATTATAAACCACAGAAATGGCTATAAAACTCTATATGCTCACCAAAATGGATTTAGAAAAGGTCTAAAAAGAGGTGCAAATGTTAAAAAAGGTCAACATATTGGATATGTTGGAAGTACAGGACTTAGTTCTGGACCACATTTACATTTAGGTGTTTATAAAAATGGTAAAGCTGTTGATCCTTTAAAAGTAATAAGAAGACCTAAAACAAATGGTTTAAGTGGAAAACATAAAGCTACATTCTTAGCTAATTCAAAAAAGATAACTGATAAATTTAAATCAGAAATGCAAAGCGAAAATAGACAAAAAGCTACAAGATTAGATAGACTTACATATAAAAGTGATGTAAAAAAAATATAA
- a CDS encoding GspE/PulE family protein has translation MNNILIDYKLFKTYDKEYFLKNKIVPICENDISLDFFVCKESKLLNINNDFNKVLKFKQISTNELLFLLSFLDIKMTLFELSCKAIDKINSNDKHIENFIECLINFSIITRASDIHIEEFNDLVLFRFRVDGKLKIFFSFNIELLKIISSYIKLIANLDITQTRLPQDGRFSIKVESEVFDFRLSTMPTSQSESLVIRILDKKNINKSIEDLGLSSDVFLTLKKALKLTQGLLLITGPTGAGKTTTLYSILQELNSDEKKIITVEDPIEYKIDSISQIAVNSKVGLSFEVILKNILRQDPDIIFIGEIRDKFSLDIALQASLTGHLVLASIHSNNAVETISRLMDLNADPFLISSTLKLILAQRLVLNYCKYCEAKGCEKCNYTKYYDRSCIAEVLNIDENISSMIFKKEDINKIKQYLKTINFKTIMDDGKMKVSLNITSMDEVFKVVNY, from the coding sequence ATGAATAATATTCTTATAGATTACAAACTATTTAAAACTTATGATAAGGAATATTTTCTAAAAAATAAAATTGTTCCTATTTGTGAAAATGATATTTCATTAGACTTCTTCGTTTGTAAAGAATCAAAGCTATTAAACATAAATAATGATTTTAATAAAGTATTAAAATTCAAACAAATATCTACTAATGAATTACTATTTTTATTAAGTTTTCTTGATATAAAAATGACTTTATTTGAACTCTCATGTAAAGCAATAGATAAAATTAATAGTAATGATAAACATATAGAAAACTTTATAGAATGCTTAATAAACTTTTCAATTATCACACGAGCAAGTGATATTCATATTGAAGAGTTTAATGATCTTGTATTATTTAGATTTAGAGTTGATGGAAAGTTAAAGATTTTTTTCTCTTTTAATATTGAACTATTAAAAATAATTTCTTCTTATATAAAACTTATTGCAAACTTAGATATCACGCAAACAAGACTACCTCAAGATGGACGTTTTTCAATAAAAGTAGAAAGTGAGGTTTTTGACTTTAGACTCTCAACTATGCCTACAAGTCAATCTGAATCACTAGTAATAAGAATACTTGATAAGAAAAATATAAATAAATCCATTGAAGATTTAGGCCTATCTTCAGATGTATTTTTAACTTTGAAAAAAGCTTTAAAATTAACGCAAGGTTTATTACTAATTACAGGACCTACAGGTGCTGGTAAAACAACAACTTTATATTCAATCTTACAAGAATTAAATTCAGATGAAAAGAAGATAATAACAGTTGAAGATCCTATTGAATATAAAATTGATTCAATTTCGCAAATAGCTGTTAATTCAAAAGTAGGGTTGAGTTTTGAAGTCATATTAAAAAATATTTTAAGACAAGACCCTGATATTATTTTCATTGGAGAAATTAGAGATAAGTTTTCATTAGATATCGCACTGCAAGCTTCATTAACTGGACATTTAGTTCTAGCTAGTATTCATTCAAATAATGCAGTTGAAACTATTTCAAGGCTTATGGATTTAAATGCCGATCCTTTTTTAATCTCAAGTACTTTAAAACTAATACTTGCTCAAAGATTAGTATTAAATTATTGTAAATATTGTGAAGCAAAAGGCTGTGAAAAGTGTAATTATACAAAGTATTATGATAGGTCATGTATAGCAGAAGTTTTAAATATAGACGAAAATATATCTTCAATGATTTTTAAAAAAGAAGATATTAATAAAATCAAACAATATCTAAAAACTATTAATTTTAAAACAATTATGGATGATGGAAAAATGAAAGTATCCTTAAATATTACATCAATGGATGAAGTTTTTAAAGTTGTAAATTATTAA
- the mgtE gene encoding magnesium transporter, producing MPQDQIIKDPSKLLEELENLHPSDIANSLKKIEKHSEDDFFFVLKKLPDDILGEVLLELPENLRENAYSELTIEQLTEAVDELESDDQTDIIQELEEFDEEKAKEIYDGLEAEDQKEIDWLKTYEEDQAGSYMQTELFSANLNETIKASLDRLTEGKARDELENIHQVFIVNDDKKLIASILLEDLIIIDFKKTYAEVLSEYDENRFSPFVVQDKDDIDDVAKKFEKYDLNVVAVVGYQDMLMGRITSDDILDVIEENATEQMYQLAGVDDDFEHEDNLFATAKKRAMWLCLNLGTAILASLVIGIFDETIQAYVALAILMPIVASMGGNAGTQTLAVMVRQLALGNIELEHARDAVKKEVIIALFNGLLFAIIMGVIAWVWFDEKLLGLVIGLSMILNLFSAGFFGASIPLILKKFDIDPAIGSTVLLTTVTDIVGFFSFLMLAKVILL from the coding sequence ATGCCTCAAGATCAAATTATAAAAGACCCTAGTAAACTTTTAGAAGAACTTGAGAACTTACATCCAAGTGATATTGCAAATAGTCTAAAGAAAATTGAAAAACATAGCGAAGATGACTTTTTCTTCGTTTTAAAAAAACTTCCAGATGACATCTTAGGAGAGGTACTACTTGAGTTACCTGAAAACTTAAGAGAAAATGCTTACTCTGAACTTACAATTGAACAATTAACAGAAGCTGTTGATGAGCTTGAATCTGATGATCAAACTGATATTATCCAAGAGCTTGAAGAGTTCGATGAAGAAAAAGCAAAAGAAATTTATGATGGATTAGAAGCAGAAGATCAAAAAGAAATTGACTGGCTTAAAACTTATGAAGAAGATCAAGCTGGTTCGTATATGCAGACTGAGCTTTTTTCTGCAAACTTAAATGAAACAATAAAAGCTTCACTAGATAGACTAACAGAAGGAAAAGCACGAGATGAACTAGAAAATATCCATCAGGTATTTATAGTAAATGATGATAAAAAACTAATTGCTTCAATCTTACTTGAAGATTTAATTATTATTGATTTTAAAAAAACTTATGCAGAAGTTTTAAGTGAATATGATGAAAATAGGTTTAGTCCTTTTGTTGTTCAAGATAAAGATGATATTGATGATGTTGCAAAAAAGTTTGAGAAATATGATTTAAATGTAGTTGCAGTTGTAGGATATCAAGATATGCTAATGGGAAGAATTACATCTGATGATATTTTAGATGTAATTGAAGAAAATGCGACAGAACAAATGTACCAACTAGCTGGAGTTGATGATGACTTTGAGCATGAAGATAATCTTTTCGCAACTGCTAAAAAAAGAGCAATGTGGTTATGTTTAAATCTTGGAACTGCAATTTTAGCTTCATTAGTCATAGGTATTTTTGATGAAACAATTCAAGCTTATGTAGCACTTGCAATTTTAATGCCAATTGTTGCATCAATGGGTGGAAATGCAGGAACACAAACCTTAGCAGTTATGGTTAGACAGTTAGCATTAGGTAATATTGAACTTGAACACGCAAGAGATGCCGTTAAAAAAGAAGTAATAATAGCTTTATTTAATGGTTTACTATTTGCTATTATTATGGGTGTGATTGCTTGGGTTTGGTTTGATGAAAAACTTTTAGGTCTTGTAATAGGTCTGTCAATGATTTTAAACTTATTCTCTGCTGGTTTCTTTGGAGCATCAATACCTTTAATTCTTAAAAAGTTTGATATAGACCCAGCTATTGGAAGTACAGTTTTACTTACAACTGTAACAGATATTGTTGGTTTCTTCTCTTTTTTAATGCTTGCAAAAGTGATCTTATTATAA
- a CDS encoding type II secretion system F family protein — MKKYRLTFENSKGIQRKDINTSDISKEELPSNIISIKEIKNLDFQNLFDNKKQIKDKHLINVFYELNLMLSSNMTLLDSLNILIKNRKDKTILSFLNTLKTSLTSNSKISKELEIYKINYLVGSFFDISQDNGNINENIKALYELLKESNEIKKNFIKAITYPIILLISFFFSLISIFYFVIPKFKLIFEQSTTELPLATKVLLQVQYLFENYIVLILSIFPLAYFICYLFYKKDERFKYFIHKLLVKKIFLVKDIYLNMQLYKFFLLLDIMLKSKYEFHKSFISSKVLIKNKYLLDKMSLIDNLLQNGKGISHSFKKADIFNDIALNLINTGELSNSLDITVAEIKKIYKNRFNEKINLLTSIIEPFFLLGIMSLILWIVLAVFVPIWDMGNMIKG; from the coding sequence ATGAAAAAATATAGATTAACCTTTGAAAATAGTAAAGGAATACAAAGAAAAGATATTAATACTAGTGATATCTCAAAAGAAGAATTACCTTCAAATATAATTAGTATCAAAGAAATTAAAAATTTAGATTTTCAAAATTTATTTGATAATAAAAAGCAAATAAAAGACAAACATTTAATAAATGTTTTTTATGAATTAAACCTTATGCTTTCATCAAATATGACTCTTCTTGATAGTTTGAATATTTTGATTAAAAATAGAAAAGATAAAACAATTTTATCTTTTTTAAATACATTAAAAACCTCACTAACAAGTAATAGTAAAATCTCTAAAGAATTAGAAATTTACAAAATAAATTATTTAGTAGGTTCTTTTTTTGATATTTCCCAAGACAATGGTAATATTAATGAAAATATTAAAGCTTTGTATGAACTTTTAAAAGAATCAAATGAAATAAAAAAGAATTTTATAAAAGCTATTACTTATCCTATAATTTTACTAATAAGTTTTTTCTTTTCATTAATATCAATTTTTTATTTTGTAATTCCAAAATTTAAATTAATATTTGAACAATCAACTACAGAACTTCCTCTTGCTACAAAAGTATTATTGCAAGTTCAGTATTTATTTGAAAACTATATAGTTTTAATTCTTAGTATATTTCCTTTAGCATATTTTATATGTTATTTGTTTTATAAAAAAGATGAAAGATTTAAATATTTTATTCACAAACTACTAGTGAAAAAAATATTTCTAGTGAAAGACATTTATTTGAATATGCAGTTGTACAAGTTCTTTTTACTTTTAGATATTATGCTTAAATCTAAATATGAATTTCACAAATCTTTTATCTCATCAAAAGTTTTAATTAAAAATAAATACCTTTTAGATAAAATGTCGCTTATTGACAATTTACTACAAAATGGTAAAGGAATAAGTCATTCTTTTAAAAAAGCTGATATTTTTAATGATATTGCTTTAAACCTGATTAATACAGGGGAATTATCTAATTCTTTAGACATTACAGTAGCTGAAATAAAGAAGATATATAAAAATAGATTTAATGAAAAAATCAATTTATTAACATCTATTATTGAGCCATTTTTTTTACTTGGTATTATGAGTTTAATTCTGTGGATTGTTCTTGCAGTTTTTGTACCAATTTGGGATATGGGGAATATGATAAAAGGTTAA
- a CDS encoding L,D-transpeptidase family protein encodes MNKIIILLCMVINIFANDLVNLYRLQGLSAVEKQLEDSLKDKKYWDNYLENKNVDLGYYETKKYVILTHKEKSELELYEINDNQSSLITRNSVIVGEKEGDKYLEGDKKTPEGVYELTSKKTNLDQFYGPLALVTSYPNRFDRTLDKKGYGIWIHGMPLKNEEREKYTRGCIALDNPELEKLDKNIDLDNALLLTSDKEFEKAKKEEISLILSSIFKWKDSWKKSDIKSYLKYYSPEFKKDDGSDFQKFSRYKKRIFSKRERKKIRFSNISITPYPNSLNKRMFKILMDQKYVSPTVNFNGKKELFLEIVNNEVKILVEG; translated from the coding sequence TTGAATAAAATCATAATTTTATTATGTATGGTTATTAATATTTTTGCAAATGATTTAGTGAATTTATATAGACTTCAAGGGCTTTCAGCTGTAGAGAAACAACTTGAAGATAGCTTAAAAGATAAAAAATATTGGGATAATTACTTAGAAAATAAAAATGTAGATTTAGGTTATTATGAAACAAAAAAATATGTAATATTAACACACAAAGAAAAATCTGAATTAGAACTTTATGAAATCAATGATAATCAGTCTAGTTTAATAACTAGAAATAGTGTAATTGTAGGTGAAAAAGAAGGTGATAAATATTTAGAAGGTGATAAAAAGACTCCTGAAGGTGTATATGAATTAACAAGTAAAAAAACTAATTTAGACCAGTTTTATGGACCTCTTGCTTTAGTTACATCATATCCTAATAGGTTTGATAGAACTCTAGATAAAAAAGGTTATGGTATTTGGATTCATGGAATGCCTTTAAAAAATGAAGAAAGAGAGAAATATACAAGAGGATGTATCGCTTTAGATAATCCTGAACTTGAAAAACTTGATAAAAATATAGATTTAGATAACGCACTTTTATTAACTAGTGACAAAGAATTTGAAAAAGCTAAAAAAGAAGAAATTTCATTAATTCTTTCTTCTATTTTTAAATGGAAAGATTCTTGGAAAAAATCTGATATAAAAAGTTATTTGAAATATTACTCGCCTGAATTTAAAAAAGATGATGGAAGTGATTTTCAAAAATTTTCAAGATATAAAAAAAGAATTTTTTCTAAAAGAGAAAGAAAAAAAATTAGATTTTCAAATATAAGTATCACACCTTATCCAAACTCTCTAAATAAGCGTATGTTTAAGATACTAATGGATCAAAAATATGTAAGTCCAACTGTAAATTTTAACGGTAAAAAAGAACTATTTTTAGAAATAGTTAATAATGAAGTTAAAATTTTAGTAGAAGGTTAA